The Gammaproteobacteria bacterium genome contains a region encoding:
- a CDS encoding AAA family ATPase — MVHIKGYNIVEKLHEGPTVVVYRATRLEDNKKVILKSLMAERPDPRDLETLQHEYLLLKKLDLPGIIGLEGLVPNQNSLVLVLEDIQGITLAEFLNARPINLTNFFYIAKQLVDVVDSLHKHNIIHKDINPYNIIIDPATLTTKLTDLSLAVEIFDKVESQLSPYVLEGNIAYISPEQTGRMNRTLDYRTDFYSLGVTFFQMLTGELPFKANDPIEWVHCHIAKIPPLVSVVNSQIPKMLSLIVSKLLEKIPEDRYSSTTSLRLDLNECAQQWQLKSLIEPFKLRQNISSEHLYISQKLYHRDQQIESLLNAFDRVSDGSCELLLVTGYSGIGKTSLIQEIQKPIVRQHGYFISGKFDLLQRSVPYSAIIHACQSLINQLLTEPDSRLASLRDEIMAVLGINGKIIVDILPELALIIGPQPPVVELQAAEAQNRFTMVFEDFFRIFISADHPMVIFLDDLQWADHASLQLMENILTNIKSKYLLAIGAYRDNEVKADHYLLKTIKDIMEVGIPVHTLSLSDLNESDVENLVADTLNQAVDEVKPLAKLIYYKTHGNPFFINQILKLLHQEGVLNFSYETNKWEWDINQIEQLSVTDNVVDLTITRLQKLPVTTQETLKLAACIGNQFDLTTLELIGQENAQILAEELIPALKTGLIKKIGTSYKQVEIGSVEFNDHDIIDKIDYQFIHDRVQQAAYDLIPESARKQTHLRIARLLLERYEPQDMENHRTVFEILQHYNKSLDLVSERKEKLVVAALNLTASQKAKRSIAYQHALSYVSSAIELLDESYWQSDYQLLFDLYRERSESSYLAGNHEESEQYFDVLLAHAKTNLEKADIYTIKVILYANRHQHEKSLATGIDALKLLGIKLPLHPTYHIIKDILKISMKLLFKDIENLDQELKEATDPAIIVASHVLMEMGPAGYIANPQLLALMATKRILINLKGGYCRYSITAYMTYALIVMTRLKNYKQTFALVELAGKLAKKQNHLPTLSRYYTTYALWFAHWRHPFSECIKLCKTAYRLSIDSGDTLFAGYAQVVHMALYFTSNKPLSETLNIVEEVDETLYRAQDVGFYRFGIFFKALILYWQGESNLTIKKIGQMIEAPFESEARTITLGCYELYAHLLFVFGHYETALENSVAAYSLRNYFLGVVWNQDLYAIYALSIAQCYKDASSAKKKAFRKTYKQLLKKVREWFLVQPGNIEHKYLLMLAEWARLEGNATEAEQMYDKAIESAQEGGFIYFAAIANELAAKYYLSGNKTKFAKLYLQEAHYNYLRWGALAKTASLEKEYPNWLFTQKTSPELGVDSVSLRDSISSSTMNPYILDYISVLKATQAISSEIILDNLLREMIHIILENAGAERGVILLENAGNLFVAAEGYANREEIILQQGVAITDRDDLPIKLITYVKNSQEEVILSKSAQDSGRFMNDPYILTKKPKSLLCMPIKKQQTLIGILYLENDLIQDAFRKDLLQVLTLLSTQAAISLDNARLYAASEHFVPHAFLDQLNKKSLVSVKIGDSISCERTIMFCDIRGFTNISERIKPSEVFKFVNNFFGEMEPIISQYRGFIDKYIGDAIMALFGNPDSAVQAAIAMKHQLSVFNKEQQSQGGFSIDIGIGINTGELILGIIGNETRMEGTVIGHAVNTASRIEGLTKEYKIPLIITDNTVKKLMYPQHYALRQIDDVIIRGQTIPIGIYEVCAIDQTVVRNHKLKYQEVFNEARKLYQQNQFQKAEELFKSCLNPNIPDPVVNVYIERCLKGLENSNTIKTIN, encoded by the coding sequence GTGGTGCATATAAAAGGTTATAACATAGTAGAAAAACTCCACGAAGGGCCTACTGTTGTCGTTTACCGCGCAACGCGATTAGAAGATAATAAAAAAGTCATCCTTAAGTCGCTTATGGCTGAACGGCCAGACCCAAGAGATTTGGAAACATTGCAGCATGAATATCTATTGCTGAAAAAATTAGATTTGCCCGGAATTATTGGTCTTGAAGGCTTAGTGCCTAACCAGAATTCCTTAGTGTTAGTCTTGGAAGATATTCAAGGCATCACCTTAGCGGAATTCTTAAATGCCCGTCCTATTAATTTAACTAACTTTTTTTATATTGCTAAGCAGCTAGTTGATGTAGTGGATTCTCTACACAAACACAACATCATTCACAAAGACATAAACCCTTACAATATCATCATAGATCCCGCTACATTAACGACTAAACTCACAGATTTAAGTTTGGCAGTAGAAATATTTGATAAAGTCGAATCTCAATTAAGTCCTTATGTCTTAGAAGGCAATATTGCTTATATATCTCCTGAACAAACGGGAAGAATGAATAGAACACTGGATTATCGCACCGACTTCTACTCTTTGGGGGTGACTTTTTTTCAAATGCTGACAGGAGAATTGCCCTTTAAAGCCAATGATCCTATAGAATGGGTGCACTGTCATATTGCTAAAATACCTCCCTTAGTTTCGGTTGTTAACTCACAAATCCCAAAAATGCTGTCGCTCATTGTGAGTAAATTATTAGAGAAGATTCCGGAAGACCGTTATAGCTCAACGACTAGCCTGCGTCTTGACCTAAACGAATGTGCGCAACAATGGCAGTTGAAAAGTTTAATCGAGCCTTTCAAACTGAGACAGAATATTTCTTCTGAACATTTGTATATTTCACAAAAACTTTACCATCGAGATCAACAAATTGAATCCTTATTAAACGCCTTTGATCGTGTTAGCGATGGCAGCTGTGAATTATTGTTAGTGACTGGCTATTCAGGTATAGGTAAGACATCACTTATTCAAGAAATTCAAAAACCTATTGTGCGTCAGCATGGATACTTTATAAGTGGTAAGTTTGATCTTCTGCAACGTAGTGTCCCTTACAGTGCAATAATACATGCCTGTCAGTCTCTAATAAATCAACTGCTCACAGAGCCAGATTCCCGGCTAGCTTCTCTGCGAGATGAAATCATGGCCGTCCTAGGTATTAATGGCAAAATTATTGTTGATATATTACCGGAATTAGCATTGATCATCGGACCACAGCCCCCCGTCGTCGAATTACAGGCTGCTGAGGCTCAAAATCGATTTACCATGGTTTTCGAGGATTTTTTCCGCATTTTTATCAGTGCTGATCATCCCATGGTTATATTTTTAGATGATCTGCAATGGGCTGATCATGCTTCACTACAACTTATGGAAAATATTTTAACGAATATCAAAAGCAAATATTTACTGGCGATTGGGGCATATCGGGATAACGAAGTAAAAGCCGACCATTATTTACTAAAAACGATAAAAGACATAATGGAAGTGGGCATTCCGGTACATACGCTTAGTCTGTCAGATCTTAATGAGTCTGATGTAGAAAACCTGGTAGCCGATACATTAAACCAGGCTGTTGATGAAGTTAAGCCTCTCGCTAAATTAATTTACTATAAAACTCACGGCAATCCCTTTTTTATCAACCAAATTCTTAAACTACTGCACCAAGAAGGTGTTCTGAATTTTTCTTATGAAACCAATAAGTGGGAATGGGATATTAATCAAATTGAACAATTATCTGTCACAGATAATGTTGTTGATCTAACTATTACACGACTACAAAAATTACCTGTAACTACTCAAGAAACATTGAAGTTGGCTGCCTGTATTGGTAACCAGTTTGATTTAACTACACTCGAATTAATTGGTCAAGAAAACGCCCAGATCCTTGCTGAAGAATTAATTCCTGCATTAAAAACGGGTTTGATTAAAAAAATTGGAACGTCATATAAGCAAGTTGAAATAGGGTCAGTCGAATTTAATGATCACGACATTATCGACAAGATAGACTATCAATTTATTCATGACCGGGTGCAGCAGGCTGCCTATGATTTAATCCCTGAATCGGCGCGTAAGCAAACCCATTTGCGCATAGCAAGGCTCTTGTTAGAAAGATATGAGCCTCAAGACATGGAAAATCACCGCACGGTTTTCGAAATATTACAACACTACAACAAAAGTTTAGATTTAGTGAGTGAACGAAAAGAAAAATTAGTGGTGGCGGCTCTAAATCTAACAGCATCTCAAAAAGCTAAACGTTCCATTGCTTACCAGCATGCGCTTAGTTATGTTTCCTCTGCCATTGAATTATTAGATGAATCATATTGGCAGAGTGATTATCAGCTTTTATTTGATCTCTATCGTGAACGTTCAGAGAGCTCTTATTTAGCCGGGAACCATGAAGAATCTGAACAATATTTTGATGTTTTGCTTGCACACGCCAAGACGAATCTAGAAAAGGCGGATATCTATACTATAAAAGTTATTCTCTATGCTAACCGTCATCAGCATGAAAAATCATTAGCAACAGGTATTGATGCCTTGAAATTACTTGGAATTAAATTACCATTACACCCCACTTATCACATCATCAAAGATATTCTTAAAATTAGTATGAAGCTTCTTTTTAAAGATATCGAAAATCTTGACCAAGAATTAAAAGAAGCTACCGATCCTGCCATAATTGTTGCAAGTCATGTGTTAATGGAAATGGGTCCTGCTGGATATATTGCAAATCCACAATTACTAGCATTAATGGCTACAAAAAGAATATTAATTAATTTGAAAGGGGGGTATTGTCGCTATTCAATCACTGCCTATATGACCTATGCCTTGATTGTAATGACTCGCCTCAAGAATTATAAGCAAACATTTGCCCTAGTTGAATTAGCTGGAAAACTAGCAAAAAAACAAAATCATTTACCCACCTTGTCACGATATTATACAACCTATGCTTTGTGGTTTGCTCATTGGCGCCATCCCTTCTCAGAGTGTATCAAACTTTGCAAAACTGCTTATCGACTTTCTATAGACTCGGGTGACACACTATTTGCTGGATATGCTCAAGTAGTGCACATGGCTTTGTATTTTACCAGTAACAAGCCGCTGTCTGAAACACTCAATATAGTGGAAGAAGTTGACGAAACACTGTACCGAGCCCAAGACGTAGGGTTTTATCGATTTGGTATCTTCTTCAAAGCGCTGATTCTTTATTGGCAAGGTGAATCTAATTTAACCATAAAAAAAATTGGACAAATGATTGAGGCGCCTTTCGAATCAGAAGCACGGACTATTACCTTAGGATGCTATGAGTTGTATGCTCATTTGCTATTTGTTTTTGGACATTATGAGACTGCTTTAGAAAATTCAGTTGCTGCGTATAGTTTGCGGAATTATTTTTTAGGTGTTGTGTGGAATCAAGATTTGTATGCGATCTACGCGCTTAGTATTGCCCAATGTTATAAAGATGCTTCAAGTGCTAAAAAGAAAGCATTTAGAAAAACGTATAAGCAGCTTTTAAAGAAAGTGCGGGAATGGTTTTTAGTTCAACCTGGAAATATTGAACATAAATATTTACTCATGTTGGCAGAGTGGGCGCGTCTCGAGGGCAATGCTACCGAAGCAGAACAGATGTATGATAAAGCAATTGAGTCAGCGCAAGAAGGCGGCTTTATATACTTTGCAGCAATCGCGAATGAATTGGCTGCAAAATATTATTTAAGTGGCAATAAAACAAAATTTGCTAAATTATATTTGCAAGAAGCACATTATAATTATCTGCGCTGGGGTGCTTTAGCAAAAACTGCCTCCCTAGAAAAAGAATATCCAAATTGGTTATTTACCCAAAAAACCAGCCCAGAGTTAGGTGTTGATTCAGTTTCTTTAAGGGATTCTATTTCCTCCAGCACTATGAACCCCTATATATTAGATTATATTTCTGTGTTGAAAGCCACACAGGCTATTTCTAGTGAAATTATCTTAGATAATTTATTAAGAGAAATGATCCACATCATATTAGAAAATGCTGGAGCTGAGCGAGGGGTCATCTTACTTGAAAATGCGGGTAATTTATTTGTGGCAGCTGAAGGATATGCGAATCGTGAAGAAATCATTCTCCAGCAGGGTGTTGCTATAACCGATAGAGATGACCTGCCCATTAAGCTGATAACTTATGTCAAAAATAGTCAGGAGGAAGTGATTTTAAGTAAGTCAGCTCAAGACAGTGGCAGGTTTATGAATGACCCCTATATTTTAACTAAAAAACCCAAGTCACTGCTCTGTATGCCAATCAAAAAGCAACAAACCTTAATAGGGATTCTGTATCTTGAGAATGATCTCATTCAAGATGCGTTTAGAAAAGATTTACTCCAAGTATTAACCTTGCTGTCCACACAGGCAGCAATTTCTTTGGACAACGCTCGACTTTATGCTGCCTCTGAACACTTTGTGCCGCATGCATTTTTAGATCAACTGAATAAAAAAAGTTTGGTCAGCGTCAAAATTGGCGACAGTATTTCTTGCGAGCGCACTATTATGTTCTGTGACATACGTGGTTTCACCAATATTTCTGAACGAATAAAACCGAGTGAAGTGTTCAAATTTGTTAATAATTTTTTTGGCGAAATGGAACCCATTATTAGCCAGTATAGAGGCTTTATTGATAAATATATTGGCGATGCAATTATGGCATTATTTGGCAATCCAGACTCTGCTGTTCAAGCTGCTATAGCGATGAAACACCAACTATCGGTATTTAATAAGGAACAACAAAGCCAAGGTGGATTTTCAATTGATATCGGAATCGGTATTAACACAGGAGAGTTGATATTAGGCATCATTGGTAATGAAACACGAATGGAGGGGACCGTTATTGGCCACGCGGTTAACACTGCATCACGAATTGAAGGGCTTACTAAGGAATATAAAATCCCTCTTATCATTACGGATAATACCGTCAAAAAATTAATGTATCCCCAGCATTATGCGTTGCGACAAATAGATGACGTCATTATCAGAGGGCAAACAATTCCTATTGGAATTTATGAAGTGTGTGCGATTGATCAGACAGTGGTCCGCAACCATAAACTCAAATACCAAGAAGTATTTAATGAAGCTAGAAAGTTATACCAACAAAACCAATTTCAAAAAGCTGAAGAGTTGTTCAAAAGTTGTTTGAACCCCAATATTCCTGACCCTGTGGTTAACGTTTATATTGAAAGATGTCTTAAAGGTCTTGAAAATTCAAATACGATTAAAACTATCAATTGA